From the Nocardiopsis changdeensis genome, one window contains:
- a CDS encoding DUF7691 family protein, which translates to MSYALTTYVVDLDVLHASVGSGDDKLRRMIGGRFKQHLEHFDAQFSGLDLLPVRDAIRAVIEGGPFEPDQGTMYNYAYKWICEFHGRYLDNNDFSPMRAGWPETVDEGLGAVGVTAVSVAEFGYGRAPDPVPAPSDFVPGYGEWSTERCRKALEQWGAADDGSKAALDPDVLQAAESCMGWCRAADAAGRGVAGFFS; encoded by the coding sequence ATGAGTTACGCGCTGACGACCTACGTGGTCGACCTCGACGTCCTGCACGCCTCCGTGGGTTCGGGGGACGACAAGCTGCGGCGGATGATCGGCGGCCGGTTCAAGCAGCACCTGGAGCACTTCGACGCCCAGTTCTCCGGCCTGGACCTCCTCCCCGTCCGCGACGCGATCCGCGCGGTCATCGAGGGCGGGCCCTTCGAGCCGGACCAGGGCACCATGTACAACTACGCGTACAAGTGGATCTGCGAGTTCCACGGCCGCTACCTGGACAACAACGACTTCTCCCCGATGCGGGCCGGGTGGCCCGAGACCGTCGACGAGGGGCTCGGGGCGGTGGGGGTGACCGCGGTGAGCGTCGCGGAGTTCGGCTACGGCCGCGCGCCCGATCCGGTCCCCGCGCCCTCGGACTTCGTCCCCGGCTACGGCGAGTGGAGCACCGAGCGGTGCCGCAAGGCCCTGGAGCAGTGGGGCGCCGCCGACGACGGGTCCAAGGCCGCGCTCGACCCCGATGTCCTCCAGGCCGCCGAGTCCTGCATGGGGTGGTGCCGGGCCGCCGACGCGGCCGGCCGGGGCGTGGCGGGCTTCTTCAGTTGA
- a CDS encoding thioredoxin family protein: MANTVLDVTDADFEAKVVEAQGPVLAVFRAEWSAVCRALDPVLAEVAKEYADRVTVARLDIDRSPETPPKYDITAIPTLHVFNGGNIVATRIGPASKNNVVDLITPHL; encoded by the coding sequence ATGGCCAACACCGTTCTGGACGTCACCGACGCGGACTTCGAAGCGAAGGTCGTCGAAGCACAGGGACCCGTTCTGGCGGTCTTCCGGGCCGAGTGGAGCGCGGTGTGCAGGGCGCTGGACCCGGTCCTGGCCGAGGTCGCCAAGGAGTACGCGGACCGGGTGACCGTCGCCCGGCTCGACATCGACCGGAGCCCCGAGACGCCTCCCAAGTACGACATCACGGCGATCCCCACCCTGCACGTCTTCAATGGCGGGAACATCGTCGCCACCCGGATCGGGCCCGCCTCCAAGAACAACGTGGTCGACCTGATCACACCGCACCTGTGA
- a CDS encoding GNAT family N-acetyltransferase produces MTGARPGGAPLLPPPPPGPSPFLLRLWEEADLPLVVAAAADPYTVSVTTLPDPCDEAAARRYIESRALVLSRGVGVPLVIADTRTGRGVGGITLSLRDAAEGRGSLGYWVAPGYRGCGAAAHALRLASAWAHDALGVPRLELAIEPWNTGSLRVAGAAGFRREGLMRRWQEIGGERRDLYLYARLAGDPRP; encoded by the coding sequence TTGACCGGAGCGCGGCCCGGCGGCGCGCCCCTCCTGCCGCCGCCCCCTCCGGGGCCCTCGCCCTTCCTGCTGCGGCTGTGGGAGGAGGCCGACCTGCCCCTGGTCGTGGCGGCGGCCGCCGACCCCTACACCGTCAGCGTCACCACGCTCCCCGACCCCTGTGACGAGGCCGCCGCCCGCCGGTACATCGAGAGCCGGGCGCTGGTGCTCTCCCGCGGGGTCGGCGTTCCTCTGGTGATCGCCGACACCCGCACCGGGCGCGGGGTCGGCGGGATCACCCTGTCGCTGCGCGACGCGGCCGAGGGCCGCGGCTCCCTCGGCTACTGGGTGGCCCCGGGCTACCGGGGGTGCGGTGCCGCCGCCCACGCCCTGCGCCTGGCCTCCGCCTGGGCGCACGACGCCCTGGGGGTGCCCCGGCTGGAGCTGGCGATCGAGCCGTGGAACACCGGGTCGCTGCGGGTGGCCGGGGCCGCCGGGTTCCGCCGGGAGGGCCTGATGCGCCGGTGGCAGGAGATCGGCGGCGAGCGCCGCGACCTGTACCTGTACGCCCGCCTGGCCGGGGACCCCCGCCCCTGA
- a CDS encoding phosphotransferase, producing MRAEQFPRAVAAATAIASSLGLDAQDAVVLHDSNKLTLRLLPCDVLARVAPTADQVARFEVDLARRLVGAGCPVAALDPRVEPRVHERDGFTVTLWTYHEPVTSHAVPPADYADALERLHTGMRGIDLPAPRFTDRVQDAQRLVADRDRTPALTDPDRELLGDTLATLKRTVGERGGSEQLLHGEPHPGNLLATREGPLFVDLETCCTGPVEFDLAHAPEEVGTHYPGVDHDLLRDCRILVPAMIATWRWDRDDRFPDGHRMGTEWLARIRAALA from the coding sequence ATGCGGGCAGAGCAGTTCCCACGGGCGGTGGCCGCGGCCACCGCGATCGCCTCCTCACTCGGCCTGGACGCCCAGGACGCCGTCGTCCTCCACGACTCGAACAAGCTCACCCTCCGGCTGCTGCCCTGCGACGTCCTGGCCCGGGTGGCGCCGACGGCCGATCAGGTCGCCCGGTTCGAGGTCGACCTCGCACGAAGGCTCGTCGGCGCCGGCTGCCCCGTCGCCGCCCTCGACCCCCGGGTGGAGCCGCGCGTGCACGAACGCGACGGCTTCACGGTCACCCTGTGGACCTACCACGAACCCGTGACCTCCCACGCGGTCCCGCCGGCCGACTACGCCGACGCCCTGGAACGCCTGCACACCGGCATGCGCGGCATCGACCTCCCCGCACCGCGGTTCACCGACCGGGTCCAGGACGCCCAGCGGCTCGTGGCGGACCGCGACCGCACCCCGGCGCTCACCGACCCCGACCGGGAACTGCTCGGCGACACCCTGGCCACCCTCAAGAGGACCGTCGGCGAACGCGGCGGCTCCGAACAGCTCCTGCACGGCGAACCCCACCCCGGCAACCTGCTCGCCACACGCGAGGGCCCGCTGTTCGTCGACCTGGAGACGTGCTGCACCGGACCCGTCGAGTTCGACCTCGCCCACGCACCCGAGGAGGTCGGCACGCACTACCCGGGAGTCGACCACGACCTGCTGCGCGACTGCCGGATCCTCGTGCCGGCGATGATCGCCACGTGGCGCTGGGACCGCGACGACCGGTTCCCCGACGGGCACCGGATGGGCACCGAATGGCTCGCCCGGATCCGCGCCGCCCTCGCCTGA
- a CDS encoding VOC family protein, whose translation MASKFTELAFDCADPEGLARFWCEVLGYEVQGREDGFVSIGSPEVPEGARRPGPVPPVLTFARVPEGKVVKNRLHIDVNPTDRDQAEEVERLLGLGARRADVGQGEGDTWVVLADPEGNEFCVLATRRP comes from the coding sequence ATGGCCAGCAAGTTCACCGAGCTCGCGTTCGACTGCGCGGATCCGGAGGGTCTCGCCAGGTTCTGGTGCGAGGTCCTGGGCTATGAGGTGCAGGGGCGGGAGGACGGCTTCGTTTCCATCGGCTCACCCGAGGTCCCCGAGGGCGCCCGGAGGCCCGGACCGGTCCCCCCGGTACTGACCTTCGCCCGGGTACCGGAGGGCAAGGTCGTCAAGAACCGGCTGCACATCGACGTCAACCCGACCGACCGGGACCAGGCCGAAGAGGTCGAACGGCTGCTGGGGCTGGGCGCCCGGCGCGCGGACGTGGGCCAGGGCGAGGGGGACACCTGGGTGGTGCTGGCCGACCCGGAGGGCAACGAGTTCTGCGTCCTGGCCACACGCCGCCCCTAG
- a CDS encoding DUF4291 domain-containing protein, producing MTQYRIRADYDARTIVVYQAYPPAIADAALRAGRFVAPFSFQRMTWIKPSFLWLMHRSNWARKPGQERVLAVRMTRQGWEQALSRAVPTTAAPEELSRAAVHLQWDPERSLRGAALNHYSIQVGIGRHLIRTFAEDWVVGLTDLTPQVHKAAALVRGGRADQARRLLPPERLYPVGPDLEERLTPA from the coding sequence ATGACGCAGTACCGGATCCGCGCCGACTACGACGCCCGCACCATCGTGGTCTACCAGGCGTACCCGCCCGCGATCGCCGACGCGGCACTGCGGGCGGGGCGCTTCGTCGCCCCCTTCTCGTTCCAGCGGATGACCTGGATCAAGCCCTCGTTCCTGTGGCTGATGCACCGCAGCAACTGGGCCCGCAAACCGGGGCAGGAACGCGTCCTGGCGGTGCGGATGACCCGGCAGGGCTGGGAGCAGGCGCTGTCCCGGGCCGTACCGACCACCGCTGCTCCCGAGGAGCTGTCCAGGGCCGCCGTGCACCTGCAGTGGGACCCCGAGCGCTCGCTGCGCGGAGCGGCCCTGAACCACTACAGCATCCAGGTCGGCATCGGCCGCCACCTGATCCGCACGTTCGCCGAGGACTGGGTGGTCGGCCTCACCGACCTCACCCCGCAGGTCCACAAGGCGGCGGCGCTCGTCCGCGGCGGGCGCGCCGACCAGGCCCGGCGGCTCCTGCCCCCCGAGCGCCTCTACCCGGTGGGCCCGGACCTGGAAGAGCGCCTCACCCCGGCCTAG
- a CDS encoding CGNR zinc finger domain-containing protein translates to MDERGPLTGEPLALDLVNTRPAGPDGRRTDLIATPELLAAWLSLEADRLPAEARGSATAADLAALHAVRADTGAVVDALLEGAAPPRAALAGLNAAQRAAPPVRELHRDGTGVRAVTCRTGPAGAVLAAVFAEAAVDLVTGPGAAGIKRCEAEGCVMLFLPAHPRRRWCSPARCGNRARVARYYRRHRAAQAGSEPS, encoded by the coding sequence ATGGACGAGCGCGGACCCCTCACCGGAGAACCCCTGGCCCTGGACCTGGTCAACACCCGGCCCGCGGGCCCGGACGGACGCCGCACGGACCTGATCGCCACCCCCGAGCTGCTGGCCGCCTGGCTGTCCCTGGAGGCGGACCGCCTGCCCGCCGAGGCCCGCGGTTCCGCCACCGCCGCGGACCTGGCCGCCCTGCACGCGGTACGCGCCGACACCGGGGCGGTGGTGGACGCCCTGCTGGAGGGGGCGGCCCCGCCCCGGGCGGCCCTGGCCGGGCTCAACGCCGCCCAGCGCGCCGCGCCGCCCGTGCGCGAACTGCACCGGGACGGCACCGGGGTGAGGGCGGTGACCTGCCGTACCGGCCCGGCGGGGGCGGTGCTGGCGGCGGTGTTCGCCGAGGCCGCTGTGGATCTGGTCACCGGGCCGGGGGCCGCCGGGATCAAGCGGTGCGAAGCCGAGGGTTGCGTGATGCTGTTCCTGCCCGCCCACCCCCGGCGCCGCTGGTGCTCACCCGCCCGCTGCGGCAACCGCGCCCGTGTCGCCCGCTACTACCGGCGCCACAGGGCGGCGCAGGCCGGTTCCGAGCCGTCCTGA
- a CDS encoding DUF1062 domain-containing protein, whose product MLPWAVRRTRLPLPVLTCVDCSCERATTKDGRFRVNANGKLLHVWLLVNCVGCDRTGKLIVHERVPVRSLPADLLAGYTANSADLVARVLLDPSTARRNRFALDWEGCWELDAPPAPEDPWPVRVEVSFEDPVPVRPERLIAQALGISRGEVARRVKADFPLKRRTAQDFSFLLL is encoded by the coding sequence GTGCTGCCCTGGGCCGTGCGGCGCACCCGCCTGCCCCTGCCCGTCCTCACCTGCGTGGACTGCTCCTGTGAGCGCGCCACCACCAAGGACGGCCGGTTCCGCGTCAACGCCAACGGCAAACTGCTCCACGTCTGGCTGCTGGTCAACTGCGTCGGCTGCGACCGGACCGGCAAGCTCATCGTCCATGAGCGCGTCCCGGTCCGCTCGCTGCCCGCGGACCTGCTCGCCGGGTACACCGCCAACTCGGCGGACCTCGTCGCCCGGGTCCTGCTCGACCCGTCGACCGCCCGGCGCAACCGGTTCGCGCTCGACTGGGAGGGCTGCTGGGAGCTCGACGCGCCCCCGGCCCCCGAGGACCCGTGGCCCGTCCGGGTCGAGGTGTCCTTCGAGGACCCCGTGCCGGTCCGCCCCGAACGGCTCATCGCCCAGGCCCTGGGCATCAGTCGCGGCGAGGTCGCCCGCCGTGTCAAGGCGGACTTCCCGCTGAAGCGCAGGACGGCGCAGGACTTCTCGTTCCTGCTGCTGTAG
- a CDS encoding GNAT family N-acetyltransferase: MHPDGWHLTDDIDVFLDRAGGFLRSRPALHTTPLTALEKARAGGAGPPGADPAEFGWWEDGDGVGAFFYRLGGRRLYLSAVSPGRADALAARLSGLGRSLPGVLADRDTAAAFARAWQRRTGAAATPEDWCVRLHRLGVLTAPGPVPAGRARVAGPGDRERVVRWCRDFCVDVGEQTSIDAIDAGNWADTRFGDKGFTFWETPDGTPASMAGTTPMVAGMVRVDPVSTPAHLRGRGYAGAVTVEVSRAALAAGATDVVLFADPGNPTSTALYRRIGYVPLADFTVYAFS, translated from the coding sequence ATGCATCCGGACGGCTGGCACCTCACCGACGACATCGACGTCTTCCTCGACCGGGCCGGGGGCTTCCTGCGCTCGCGCCCGGCCCTGCACACCACACCGCTGACGGCGCTGGAGAAGGCGCGCGCCGGCGGAGCGGGCCCGCCGGGCGCCGACCCGGCCGAGTTCGGGTGGTGGGAGGACGGGGACGGGGTCGGCGCCTTCTTCTACCGCCTCGGGGGCCGCCGCCTGTACCTCTCCGCCGTGTCCCCCGGGCGGGCCGACGCCCTCGCCGCCCGCCTTTCCGGCCTGGGCAGGTCCCTGCCCGGCGTCCTCGCGGACCGGGACACCGCCGCCGCCTTCGCCCGGGCGTGGCAGCGGCGCACGGGCGCGGCGGCCACCCCTGAGGATTGGTGCGTGCGCCTCCACCGGCTGGGCGTCCTGACCGCGCCGGGACCGGTCCCGGCGGGGCGGGCGCGCGTCGCGGGCCCGGGGGACCGCGAGCGGGTCGTGCGCTGGTGCCGGGACTTCTGCGTCGACGTCGGCGAGCAGACCTCCATCGACGCCATCGACGCCGGGAACTGGGCGGACACCCGCTTCGGCGACAAGGGCTTCACCTTCTGGGAGACCCCGGACGGTACGCCGGCCTCCATGGCGGGCACGACCCCGATGGTCGCGGGCATGGTGCGCGTGGACCCCGTCTCCACCCCGGCGCACCTGCGCGGGCGCGGTTACGCGGGCGCCGTCACGGTGGAGGTGAGCCGGGCCGCGCTGGCGGCGGGCGCGACGGACGTGGTGCTGTTCGCCGACCCGGGCAACCCCACCAGCACGGCCCTGTACCGGCGGATCGGGTACGTCCCGCTGGCCGACTTCACCGTGTACGCGTTCTCCTGA
- a CDS encoding DUF899 family protein — protein MTTTNDGPDTTALPGRPPVVDQATWQAARDELLLREKAHTREGDAIAAARRRLPMVEFDGTVEVAGADGPVPFTDLFQGRDELVVYRHMWNDGEPHQGQCYGCTTAAWHLRDASYLNARGVSLAFVTEGRWEEVEPFVGFMGYTQPWYSVRGLPEPVGGEMGYLVCYLREGERTFLTYSTTGRGCERVNASMGLLDMTPYGRGEAWEDKPEGWPEGGDSCWTWFTDADGNPTWGPTGRPTPQWTRPGATRL, from the coding sequence ATGACGACCACCAACGACGGCCCGGACACCACCGCGCTCCCCGGCCGCCCGCCCGTCGTCGACCAGGCCACCTGGCAGGCCGCCCGCGACGAGCTCCTCCTCCGCGAGAAGGCCCACACCCGCGAGGGCGACGCCATCGCCGCCGCCCGCCGCCGCCTGCCCATGGTGGAGTTCGACGGGACCGTCGAAGTCGCGGGCGCCGACGGCCCCGTCCCGTTCACGGACCTGTTCCAGGGACGCGACGAACTCGTGGTCTACAGGCACATGTGGAACGACGGGGAGCCCCACCAGGGCCAGTGCTACGGCTGCACCACCGCGGCCTGGCACCTGCGGGACGCCTCCTACCTCAACGCCCGCGGCGTCTCCCTGGCGTTCGTGACCGAGGGCCGCTGGGAGGAGGTGGAGCCCTTCGTCGGGTTCATGGGCTACACCCAGCCCTGGTACTCGGTGCGCGGCCTGCCCGAACCCGTCGGCGGCGAGATGGGCTACCTCGTCTGCTACCTGCGCGAGGGCGAGCGCACGTTCCTCACCTACTCCACCACCGGCCGCGGCTGCGAGCGGGTCAACGCCTCCATGGGCCTGCTCGACATGACGCCCTACGGCCGAGGCGAGGCGTGGGAGGACAAGCCCGAGGGCTGGCCCGAGGGCGGGGACTCCTGCTGGACCTGGTTCACCGACGCCGACGGCAACCCCACCTGGGGGCCGACCGGCCGCCCCACCCCGCAGTGGACCCGCCCCGGGGCGACCCGGCTGTAG
- a CDS encoding alpha/beta fold hydrolase has translation MSVRTAPPLALPARTAHRRVTAAGADVFYRESLPDAEDAPTLLLLHGFPSGSHQFRRLIDALGRRYRLIAPDYPGFGRTREPEGFAHTFDRLADVVDAFTDALALERYALYMFDFGAPVGFRHALRHPERITGLVVQNGNAYEEGLSEGARDFVALTPDAPGAREAVLGLLTPQGIRGQYETGAAAPELIDPDGPLLDAAFFDRPGRERAQLALAFDYKNNVAAYPAWQAWLRGHRPPTLITWGALDPFFPEPGARAYLRDVPDAELHLFDTGHFALEDHLGAIAPLVADFLDRLPR, from the coding sequence ATGTCCGTTCGCACCGCCCCGCCGCTCGCACTCCCCGCCCGGACCGCCCACCGCCGCGTCACCGCCGCCGGGGCGGACGTCTTCTACCGCGAGTCCCTCCCCGACGCCGAGGACGCCCCGACCCTGCTGCTCCTGCACGGCTTCCCGTCCGGCTCGCACCAGTTCCGCCGCCTCATCGACGCCCTGGGGCGGCGGTACCGGCTGATCGCCCCGGACTACCCGGGCTTCGGGCGCACCCGGGAACCGGAGGGGTTCGCCCACACCTTCGACCGCCTGGCCGACGTCGTGGACGCGTTCACCGACGCGCTGGCACTGGAGCGGTACGCGCTCTACATGTTCGACTTCGGGGCGCCAGTGGGATTCCGCCACGCCCTGCGGCACCCCGAGCGGATCACCGGCCTGGTGGTACAGAACGGCAACGCCTACGAGGAGGGCCTCTCGGAGGGGGCGCGGGACTTCGTCGCCCTGACACCGGACGCCCCCGGCGCACGGGAGGCCGTCCTGGGACTGCTCACCCCGCAGGGCATCCGCGGCCAGTACGAGACCGGAGCGGCCGCACCGGAGCTGATCGACCCGGACGGCCCGCTGCTGGACGCCGCGTTCTTCGACCGGCCCGGACGCGAGCGGGCCCAGCTGGCGCTGGCCTTCGACTACAAGAACAACGTGGCCGCCTACCCGGCCTGGCAGGCGTGGCTGCGCGGGCACCGGCCGCCGACGCTGATCACGTGGGGCGCCCTGGACCCCTTCTTCCCGGAGCCGGGCGCGCGGGCGTACCTGCGGGACGTGCCCGACGCCGAACTGCACCTGTTCGACACCGGGCACTTCGCCCTGGAGGACCACCTGGGGGCCATCGCGCCGCTGGTCGCCGACTTCCTGGACCGGCTCCCGCGGTGA
- a CDS encoding phosphotransferase, with protein sequence MEEVEVVVAHRDCATLRVGDVFLKIDADQSRTDTEVEAMALAPIPTPEVLWRRPPALALAALPGRPLGRLGRPSTASPAAWAAAGAAVRALHDAPPPPWSGRDPDRLAADLDAECARLLDDGLLPADLVTHNRRLAQAALRPWTPVFVHGDLQPAHVFVDGDEVTGVIDWTEAGPGDALFDLAVLTLGHEEHLDDVIAGYGADVDPDLIRAWWSLRCLLAIRWLVGHGFDPAAPGCEIDVLKARM encoded by the coding sequence GTGGAAGAGGTCGAGGTGGTCGTCGCCCACCGGGACTGCGCGACACTGCGCGTCGGCGACGTGTTCCTGAAAATCGACGCCGACCAGAGCCGCACCGACACCGAGGTCGAGGCGATGGCCCTGGCACCAATCCCCACCCCCGAGGTCCTGTGGCGCAGACCCCCCGCGCTCGCCCTCGCCGCCCTCCCGGGCCGACCCCTGGGCCGCCTCGGCCGACCGTCCACCGCGTCACCGGCGGCGTGGGCCGCGGCCGGGGCCGCCGTGCGGGCACTCCACGACGCGCCGCCGCCCCCCTGGTCCGGCCGGGACCCCGACCGGCTCGCGGCCGACCTGGACGCCGAGTGCGCCCGACTCCTCGACGACGGCCTCCTCCCCGCCGACCTGGTCACGCACAACCGCCGGCTCGCGCAGGCCGCGCTCCGGCCGTGGACACCGGTGTTCGTCCACGGCGACCTGCAACCCGCCCACGTGTTCGTCGACGGCGACGAGGTCACCGGCGTCATCGACTGGACCGAGGCGGGACCGGGCGACGCCCTGTTCGACCTCGCCGTCCTGACCCTGGGCCACGAGGAGCACCTCGACGACGTCATCGCCGGCTACGGCGCCGACGTCGACCCCGACCTGATCCGCGCGTGGTGGTCCCTGCGCTGCCTGCTGGCGATCCGCTGGCTGGTCGGGCACGGCTTCGACCCGGCGGCGCCGGGCTGCGAGATCGACGTGCTCAAGGCCCGGATGTGA
- a CDS encoding YciI family protein: MEFFCYHRDRRGSLALREELLEAHWSYMDRFAEGMIARGPTFAEDGETPTGSVHIVDLPDAAAAREFAFAEPNYQAGAYRDVLLRRWRNLLGRTMWDFPRAEGGGDDGHLFLVLGLGPENTGDAPDTAVPDDRDALIAYGPLLSDDGTVRVGTAALVRAADAGAARTVLDGERHAEVEVHPWEFGGRR, from the coding sequence ATGGAGTTCTTCTGTTACCACCGCGACCGGCGGGGATCCCTGGCCCTGCGCGAAGAATTGCTGGAAGCGCACTGGTCCTACATGGACCGGTTCGCCGAGGGGATGATCGCGCGCGGGCCGACGTTCGCCGAGGACGGGGAGACGCCGACCGGCAGCGTGCACATCGTGGACCTGCCGGACGCGGCGGCCGCCCGGGAGTTCGCCTTCGCGGAGCCGAACTACCAGGCGGGGGCGTACCGGGACGTGCTGCTGCGCCGGTGGCGCAACCTGCTGGGGCGCACCATGTGGGACTTCCCTCGGGCCGAGGGCGGAGGCGATGACGGCCACCTGTTCCTGGTGCTCGGCCTGGGCCCCGAGAACACCGGGGACGCACCGGACACCGCGGTGCCCGACGACCGGGACGCGCTGATCGCCTACGGGCCGCTGCTGTCCGACGACGGGACGGTCCGAGTGGGGACGGCGGCGCTGGTACGGGCCGCGGACGCCGGGGCCGCGCGGACCGTGCTGGACGGGGAGCGGCACGCCGAGGTCGAGGTCCACCCCTGGGAGTTCGGCGGGCGCCGCTGA
- a CDS encoding erythromycin esterase family protein — protein MAIDIAPAARPVEADAVLDLLPARPRLLALGEPAHGQDALLRLRNDLFRILVEQAGYRTIALESDCLKGRIVDGYVTSGTGTLDRAVEEGFGHGWGAFPGNRDLVRWMRAYNEGRPASERVRFAGFDGPLEITAADSPRRALTGLHGHLAARVGADLLPCTADTLDRLLGDDGRWTDPEAMMDPARSVGRSAEAVRLRLIADDLVALLDEQAPRLVASSSREEWERARQDGRTALGLLRYHHWMADTSPGRMGRLLGVRDAMMAAELLALAERGPVLASGHNSHFQRQESTMTLWQGPVRWWSAGALAGTRLGEEYAFWATAVGAIGDRGVGAPPPDTVEGMLYALPGERCVVDPAGLATALAGAEPAARVSPWFGYAPLDPAHLPGLDGLAFARGTA, from the coding sequence ATGGCTATCGACATCGCACCGGCCGCACGCCCCGTCGAGGCGGACGCCGTCCTGGACCTGCTCCCCGCCCGGCCCCGGCTGCTCGCCCTGGGCGAGCCCGCCCACGGGCAGGACGCCCTGCTCCGGCTGCGCAACGACCTCTTCCGCATCCTCGTCGAGCAGGCGGGGTACCGGACGATCGCGCTGGAGAGCGACTGCCTGAAGGGGCGGATCGTGGACGGGTACGTCACCTCCGGCACGGGCACCCTCGACCGGGCCGTGGAGGAGGGGTTCGGCCACGGGTGGGGCGCTTTCCCGGGCAACCGCGACCTGGTGCGCTGGATGCGCGCCTACAACGAGGGGCGGCCCGCGTCCGAACGGGTCCGCTTCGCCGGGTTCGACGGACCGCTGGAGATCACCGCCGCCGACAGCCCCCGGCGGGCCCTCACCGGGCTCCACGGCCACCTCGCCGCCCGGGTCGGCGCCGACCTGCTCCCGTGCACCGCCGACACGCTCGACCGCCTGCTCGGCGACGACGGCCGATGGACCGACCCCGAGGCCATGATGGACCCGGCCCGGTCGGTGGGGCGCTCCGCCGAGGCCGTCCGGCTGCGGCTGATCGCCGACGACCTGGTGGCGCTGCTCGACGAACAGGCGCCGCGCCTGGTCGCGTCCTCCTCCCGGGAGGAGTGGGAGCGGGCGCGCCAGGACGGGCGCACCGCCCTGGGCCTGCTGCGCTACCACCACTGGATGGCCGACACCTCGCCGGGGCGCATGGGGCGGCTGCTGGGCGTGCGGGACGCCATGATGGCCGCCGAGCTGCTCGCCCTCGCCGAACGCGGACCCGTGCTGGCGAGCGGGCACAACAGCCACTTCCAGCGGCAGGAGAGCACCATGACCCTGTGGCAGGGGCCGGTGCGCTGGTGGAGCGCGGGCGCGCTGGCGGGCACCCGGCTGGGGGAGGAGTACGCGTTCTGGGCCACCGCCGTGGGCGCCATCGGCGACCGGGGGGTGGGCGCCCCGCCCCCGGACACCGTGGAGGGCATGCTGTACGCGCTCCCGGGCGAGCGCTGTGTCGTCGACCCCGCCGGGCTGGCTACCGCCCTCGCCGGCGCGGAGCCCGCCGCCCGGGTGTCCCCGTGGTTCGGCTACGCGCCGCTGGACCCGGCCCACCTGCCCGGCCTGGACGGTCTCGCCTTCGCCCGGGGGACCGCCTAG
- a CDS encoding MerR family transcriptional regulator: MEWTIGELAARADVSSRTLRHYDEVGLLSPSRTGPGGLRHYGPEQVARLQRILLLRRTGMGLADIGRVLAEEVDEAEGLRAHIAALEQERERIDRYIREVRHTLRAREEGVDPCPDVMFEGFNDRYRDGVVERWGEEAFRAGNEWWHDKSVREQREWKRATEALVADWAAASREGAAPDSDRAQELAARHVEWLAIPGTPVHAGDRERSIAMVTCLADTYVEDPAFARTYGDREGAEFVREALRLYARTRM, translated from the coding sequence GTGGAGTGGACGATCGGGGAGCTGGCGGCGCGGGCGGACGTCAGCAGCCGCACCCTGCGCCACTACGACGAGGTCGGGCTGCTGTCCCCCTCCCGGACGGGGCCGGGGGGCCTGCGCCACTACGGTCCCGAGCAGGTCGCCCGCCTGCAGCGGATCCTGCTGCTGCGCCGCACGGGGATGGGCCTGGCCGACATCGGCCGGGTGCTGGCCGAGGAGGTCGACGAGGCCGAGGGGCTGCGGGCGCACATCGCCGCCCTGGAGCAGGAGCGCGAACGGATCGACCGGTACATCCGGGAGGTGCGGCACACCCTCCGGGCGCGGGAGGAGGGGGTGGACCCCTGCCCGGACGTGATGTTCGAGGGGTTCAACGACCGCTACCGGGACGGGGTCGTGGAGCGCTGGGGCGAGGAGGCGTTCCGGGCGGGCAACGAGTGGTGGCACGACAAGAGCGTGCGCGAGCAGCGGGAGTGGAAGCGCGCGACGGAGGCGCTGGTCGCCGACTGGGCGGCCGCCTCGCGGGAGGGCGCCGCCCCGGACTCCGACCGGGCGCAGGAGCTGGCGGCCCGGCACGTGGAGTGGCTGGCGATCCCGGGCACCCCGGTCCACGCGGGCGACAGGGAGCGGTCGATCGCGATGGTGACGTGCCTGGCCGACACCTACGTGGAGGACCCGGCGTTCGCCCGGACCTACGGGGACCGGGAGGGCGCGGAGTTCGTGCGCGAGGCGCTGCGGCTGTACGCCCGCACCCGCATGTAG